One part of the Streptomyces ferrugineus genome encodes these proteins:
- a CDS encoding ABC transporter ATP-binding protein: protein MSTTDTRVAPATLRTATGREGTRWVAARCREVPWLTAATVLTTVAGAALQVLPVLLLGRVVDAVVEGDARSVLVTIGVLMGAAALLGAAATAVSTYLIGRLGADLLARLREGAVRAVLGMPSARIEQVGRGDVLSRVGDDVAVISKGIRTAIPTVFSAGVLVAIATFGMFGLDWRLGLAGAGALPAYALALRWYLPRSAPLYRKQRVAQADRAQALISGLNGIDTVRAYRLEDAFREKVTEESWRVRDLGIEVFRFFGRFVGRENRAEFIGLVLILLVGYALLEADAASLGEVSAAPLLFHRLFTPLGLIMFTFDEAQKSGASLTRLVGVLGEAAEGRLVGDPDVASAEPAPLPVTVEGLTFSYPGTEEPVLRDVDLAIPAGGSLALVGATGAGKTTLAALIAGIGTPQAGSVRIGPTDLAGLDEAGARALVSILTQETHVFSGPLADDLRLAAPAATDAELMDALRTVGAGEWAEALPDGLNTLVGEGGERLDVTKVAQIALARLALRRSPVVVLDESTAEAGSEGAAELERAVLAACSGRTTLFVAHRLTQAMSADRIAVLDAGRIVEQGTHEELVALGGRYARLWRAWREGS from the coding sequence GTGAGCACGACCGACACCCGGGTGGCCCCGGCCACCCTGCGCACGGCGACCGGACGCGAGGGCACCCGATGGGTCGCGGCACGCTGCCGCGAGGTGCCCTGGCTGACGGCCGCCACCGTGCTCACCACGGTGGCCGGGGCGGCGCTCCAGGTGCTCCCCGTGCTCCTGCTCGGCCGGGTGGTCGACGCGGTGGTCGAGGGTGATGCGCGCTCGGTCCTGGTCACGATCGGCGTGTTGATGGGGGCCGCCGCCCTGCTCGGCGCGGCGGCCACCGCGGTGTCGACGTACCTGATCGGGCGGCTGGGCGCGGATCTGCTCGCGAGGCTGCGCGAAGGCGCCGTACGGGCGGTCCTCGGGATGCCGAGCGCACGGATCGAGCAGGTCGGCCGAGGAGACGTGCTCTCGCGGGTCGGTGACGACGTGGCCGTCATCTCCAAGGGCATCCGTACGGCCATCCCCACGGTGTTCTCCGCGGGAGTGCTGGTCGCCATCGCCACGTTCGGCATGTTCGGACTGGACTGGCGGCTCGGCCTGGCGGGGGCCGGTGCGCTGCCCGCGTACGCGCTGGCCCTGCGCTGGTATCTGCCGCGCTCCGCCCCGCTCTACCGGAAGCAGCGGGTGGCCCAGGCGGACCGTGCGCAGGCGTTGATCAGTGGTCTGAACGGGATCGACACGGTCCGGGCGTACCGCCTGGAGGATGCCTTTCGCGAGAAGGTCACCGAAGAGTCGTGGCGGGTGCGCGATCTCGGCATCGAGGTGTTCCGGTTCTTCGGCCGGTTCGTCGGCCGGGAGAACCGCGCCGAGTTCATCGGGCTGGTGCTGATCCTGCTGGTGGGGTACGCCCTGCTGGAGGCCGATGCCGCCAGCCTGGGCGAGGTGTCGGCGGCCCCGCTGCTCTTCCACCGGCTGTTCACCCCGCTGGGCCTGATCATGTTCACCTTCGACGAGGCGCAGAAGTCGGGCGCGAGCCTGACCCGCCTGGTCGGCGTCCTGGGGGAGGCCGCGGAGGGCCGGCTGGTGGGCGACCCGGACGTCGCGTCCGCGGAACCCGCGCCGCTGCCGGTGACGGTGGAAGGGCTGACGTTCAGTTATCCCGGCACCGAGGAGCCGGTCCTCAGGGACGTCGACCTGGCGATCCCGGCGGGTGGTTCGCTCGCGCTGGTGGGGGCGACGGGTGCGGGCAAGACGACCCTGGCCGCGCTGATCGCGGGCATCGGGACCCCGCAGGCCGGTTCGGTGCGCATCGGGCCGACCGACCTCGCCGGTCTGGACGAGGCCGGGGCGCGTGCCCTGGTGAGCATCCTGACGCAGGAGACACACGTGTTCTCCGGTCCGCTCGCCGACGACCTGAGGCTGGCCGCACCGGCTGCGACCGACGCCGAGCTGATGGACGCGTTGCGCACCGTCGGCGCGGGCGAGTGGGCCGAGGCACTGCCCGACGGGCTGAACACCCTGGTCGGCGAGGGCGGCGAACGCCTGGACGTCACCAAGGTCGCCCAGATCGCGCTGGCCCGGCTGGCGCTGCGCCGGTCGCCGGTGGTGGTGCTCGACGAGTCGACCGCGGAGGCGGGCAGTGAGGGCGCCGCCGAGCTGGAACGGGCCGTGCTGGCCGCCTGCTCGGGCCGGACCACCTTGTTCGTGGCGCACCGGCTGACCCAGGCGATGTCGGCGGACCGGATCGCCGTACTGGACGCGGGACGCATCGTCGAGCAGGGCACGCACGAGGAGTTGGTCGCCCTGGGCGGCCGGTACGCGCGACTGTGGCGCGCCTGGCGAGAAGGTAGTTAG
- a CDS encoding iron-siderophore ABC transporter substrate-binding protein, which produces MLLHRTTRTRTWRRLTAILSAATLGVGLLAGCGSDSDSADKASDNTSTTAAGAFPVTVEHAFGSTKITKTPERVVTVGYTDDQSVLAFGIKPVGMTDQYPNPAGQSPDINTQWPWVKDKWGDTKPEVIMKNGDNGPNYEKIAALRPDLIIAVYSEIDQDGYDKLSKIAPTVGRTKTEKEPFSAPWQDNALHIAKALGKAEEGEKMVADIQGKLDAAKKEHPEFAGQTAVALSWYENSVAPFTSTDVRGRLVSGIGFKYQTGIDKIADGSFYTKLSPERIDLVDVDRIFVINDKADTDALKKFKLFTNLDAVKKGKVSYLLDSEGPAVGAAISQGTLLSMPYAVDELVKSAAG; this is translated from the coding sequence ATGCTCCTCCACAGAACGACGCGTACGAGGACCTGGCGGCGGCTGACGGCGATACTGTCTGCCGCGACGCTCGGCGTCGGCCTCCTCGCAGGATGCGGTTCCGACTCGGACTCGGCGGACAAGGCGAGCGACAACACCTCGACCACCGCGGCCGGCGCCTTCCCGGTCACTGTGGAGCACGCCTTCGGATCCACGAAGATCACCAAGACCCCGGAGCGGGTCGTCACCGTCGGCTACACGGACGACCAGTCCGTCCTGGCGTTCGGCATCAAGCCGGTCGGCATGACCGACCAGTACCCGAACCCCGCGGGCCAGAGCCCCGACATCAACACCCAGTGGCCCTGGGTCAAGGACAAGTGGGGCGACACCAAGCCCGAGGTCATCATGAAGAACGGTGACAACGGCCCCAACTACGAGAAGATCGCCGCCCTGCGCCCGGACCTGATCATCGCGGTCTACTCCGAGATCGACCAGGACGGCTACGACAAGCTCTCCAAGATCGCTCCGACGGTGGGCCGTACCAAGACCGAGAAGGAGCCCTTCAGCGCGCCCTGGCAGGACAACGCGCTGCACATCGCCAAGGCACTCGGCAAGGCCGAGGAGGGCGAGAAGATGGTGGCGGACATCCAGGGCAAGCTCGACGCGGCCAAGAAGGAGCACCCGGAGTTCGCCGGCCAGACCGCCGTCGCGCTGTCCTGGTACGAGAACTCGGTGGCGCCGTTCACCTCGACCGACGTGCGCGGACGGCTGGTGTCGGGCATCGGCTTCAAGTACCAGACCGGGATCGACAAGATCGCGGACGGCAGCTTCTACACCAAGCTCTCCCCCGAGCGTATCGACCTGGTCGACGTCGACCGCATCTTCGTCATCAACGACAAGGCGGACACGGACGCGCTGAAGAAGTTCAAGCTGTTCACCAACCTGGACGCCGTGAAGAAGGGCAAGGTGTCCTACCTGCTGGACAGTGAGGGCCCGGCGGTCGGCGCGGCCATCTCCCAGGGCACGCTGCTGTCCATGCCGTACGCGGTCGACGAGCTCGTCAAGTCGGCGGCCGGCTAA
- a CDS encoding ABC transporter ATP-binding protein: MVAHSITKTQPEVDDASRLAARGVTVGYGARTVIDDLDVAIPPGVITTIIGPNGCGKSTLLRTLSRLLKPAKGTVVLDGEDIARLRTRDVAKKLGLLPQSPVAPDGLTVSDLVARGRHPHQSWLRQWSSDDVTVVERALAMTGVSDLADRPVDTLSGGQRQRVWISMTLAQGTDLLLLDEPTTFLDLAHAIDVLDLVNDLHESGCTVVMVLHDLNLATRYSDNLIVMREGAILAQGHPRDVITAELLDEAFGLRAKVIDDPVGDRPLVVPIGRTHVELA; encoded by the coding sequence GTGGTCGCTCACTCCATCACCAAGACTCAGCCCGAGGTCGATGACGCCTCACGGCTGGCAGCCAGAGGGGTCACGGTCGGCTACGGCGCCCGGACCGTCATCGATGATCTCGACGTGGCGATACCGCCAGGGGTGATCACCACGATCATCGGCCCCAACGGCTGTGGGAAGTCGACCCTGTTGCGGACCCTGTCGCGGCTGCTGAAGCCGGCCAAGGGGACGGTCGTGCTCGACGGCGAGGACATCGCCAGGCTCAGGACCAGGGACGTGGCGAAGAAGCTCGGCCTGCTGCCGCAGTCGCCGGTGGCGCCGGACGGGCTGACGGTGTCGGACCTGGTCGCCAGGGGCCGCCATCCGCACCAGAGTTGGCTGCGGCAGTGGTCCTCGGACGACGTCACCGTCGTGGAGCGGGCGCTGGCCATGACGGGGGTGTCCGACCTGGCCGACCGTCCGGTCGACACGCTGTCCGGCGGCCAGCGTCAGCGCGTGTGGATCTCGATGACCCTGGCCCAGGGCACCGACCTGCTGCTGCTGGACGAGCCGACCACCTTCCTGGACCTGGCGCACGCCATCGACGTGCTCGACCTGGTGAACGACCTGCACGAGTCGGGCTGCACGGTGGTCATGGTGCTCCACGACCTCAATCTGGCGACGCGCTACAGCGACAACCTCATCGTGATGAGGGAGGGGGCGATCCTGGCGCAGGGGCACCCGCGCGACGTGATCACCGCCGAGCTGCTCGACGAGGCGTTCGGACTGCGCGCCAAGGTGATCGACGACCCCGTGGGCGACCGGCCGCTGGTCGTGCCGATTGGTCGAACGCACGTCGAACTGGCTTAG
- a CDS encoding FecCD family ABC transporter permease, with amino-acid sequence MNRTDVKPSVAPGVRLGGVSFVWRPWIVFVTCLLAAAAFLVFCLSIGVGDFPIGLPQVIATILGRGEQVDEFVIMDLRMPRALAGLVVGIALGVSGAITQSIARNPLASPDILGITWGASAVAVFGVTVSGGAAAAVVDSVGLSAAALAGGLCTGLLVYFLAWRRGIEGFRLILIGISVSAVMEAITTWLLATADIRDVAQAQAWLVGSLDNRSWDEVRVALWGTLVLLAVVTCVAFQFKPMHLGDDVAAGLGVRYSAVRAVLLLCAVLLAGVAVSAAGPVTFVALMAPQVAMRLARCPTPPMAASGLLGALLLIGSDLVARTALPVSVPVGVVTAAIGGPFLVYLLVRANRR; translated from the coding sequence ATGAACAGGACAGACGTGAAGCCATCGGTGGCGCCGGGCGTGCGGCTCGGCGGCGTGTCGTTCGTATGGCGGCCCTGGATCGTCTTCGTCACCTGCCTGCTGGCGGCGGCGGCCTTCCTGGTGTTCTGCCTGTCCATCGGCGTCGGGGACTTCCCCATCGGCCTGCCCCAGGTGATCGCCACGATCCTCGGCCGGGGCGAGCAGGTCGACGAGTTCGTGATCATGGACCTGCGGATGCCGCGGGCCCTGGCCGGACTCGTCGTGGGCATCGCGCTGGGGGTGTCGGGGGCGATCACGCAGTCCATCGCGCGCAATCCGCTGGCCAGCCCGGACATCCTGGGTATCACCTGGGGCGCCAGCGCGGTCGCGGTGTTCGGGGTGACGGTGTCGGGAGGAGCCGCCGCGGCGGTCGTCGACTCCGTGGGCCTGTCCGCGGCGGCGCTCGCGGGCGGTCTCTGCACGGGTCTGCTGGTGTACTTCCTGGCGTGGCGGCGCGGGATCGAGGGCTTCCGGCTCATTCTCATCGGCATCTCGGTGAGCGCCGTGATGGAGGCGATCACGACCTGGCTGCTGGCCACAGCCGACATCAGGGACGTGGCCCAGGCCCAGGCATGGCTGGTCGGTTCGCTGGACAACCGGTCGTGGGACGAGGTCCGGGTGGCGCTCTGGGGCACGCTCGTCCTCCTGGCCGTCGTGACGTGTGTCGCGTTCCAGTTCAAGCCCATGCACCTCGGCGACGACGTCGCCGCGGGCCTGGGCGTTCGCTACTCGGCGGTGCGGGCGGTCCTTCTCCTGTGCGCCGTCCTGCTGGCCGGCGTGGCGGTGAGCGCGGCGGGTCCGGTCACGTTCGTCGCGCTGATGGCGCCGCAGGTGGCGATGCGGCTGGCGCGGTGCCCGACACCACCGATGGCGGCCTCCGGCCTGCTGGGTGCCCTGCTGCTGATCGGCTCGGACCTGGTCGCACGTACGGCACTCCCGGTCAGTGTCCCGGTCGGCGTGGTCACCGCCGCGATCGGCGGCCCCTTCCTCGTCTATCTGCTGGTGCGGGCGAACCGCAGATAG
- a CDS encoding FecCD family ABC transporter permease, with product MGTTAVERPASTATTPVRRRRVVGLGALVVILVIAGAASLAVGARALSPAEVWHGLFAAPDSDQRLTEIRLIVQTVRVPRTVLGIVAGIALGVGGALIQGYTRNPIADTGLLGVNSGASFTVVSVIALFGFSNPFQYVWFAFLGAGVAGVVVFGLASIGRGAGNPLTLALAGQGVTVFLAAMTTAVALSDQKSLNALRFWNAGSLAGVGFDVIWPVTAFIAVGLVLALTTLPAINLLNLGEDVARGLGVNIAWSRTVGIAAITLLAGAATAACGPIAFLGLMVAHVARYLTGPDYRWLVPYAGLLGAVILLVCDIVGRLVVRPGELDAGVLVALLGAPFFAALVWRGKFKSA from the coding sequence ATGGGCACGACTGCAGTTGAGCGTCCCGCGTCCACGGCCACAACACCGGTCCGCCGACGGCGGGTTGTGGGGCTGGGCGCGCTGGTGGTGATCCTTGTGATCGCGGGGGCGGCGTCGTTGGCCGTCGGTGCGCGCGCCTTGAGTCCCGCCGAGGTGTGGCACGGGTTGTTCGCGGCTCCGGACTCCGACCAACGGCTCACCGAGATCAGGCTCATCGTGCAGACCGTACGGGTGCCCCGGACGGTGCTCGGGATCGTGGCGGGCATCGCGCTGGGGGTCGGCGGGGCGCTGATCCAGGGGTACACACGCAACCCGATCGCCGACACGGGCCTGTTGGGGGTGAACTCCGGCGCCTCGTTCACCGTGGTGTCGGTGATCGCCCTGTTCGGGTTCTCCAACCCGTTCCAGTACGTCTGGTTCGCCTTCCTGGGAGCGGGCGTCGCCGGCGTCGTCGTGTTCGGGCTGGCGAGCATCGGCCGGGGCGCCGGCAACCCGCTGACGCTCGCACTGGCCGGGCAAGGGGTCACGGTGTTCCTCGCGGCGATGACCACGGCCGTCGCGCTGTCGGACCAGAAGTCGCTGAACGCGCTGCGGTTCTGGAACGCGGGTTCCTTGGCGGGTGTCGGCTTCGACGTCATCTGGCCGGTGACCGCGTTCATCGCGGTCGGGCTAGTGCTGGCGCTGACGACGCTGCCCGCCATCAATCTGCTGAACCTGGGTGAGGACGTGGCGCGAGGGCTGGGCGTGAACATCGCGTGGAGCCGGACCGTCGGCATCGCCGCCATCACCCTGCTGGCGGGCGCGGCGACGGCGGCGTGCGGACCCATCGCGTTCCTCGGGCTCATGGTGGCCCACGTGGCCCGGTATCTGACCGGGCCGGACTACCGCTGGCTGGTGCCGTACGCGGGTCTGCTCGGCGCCGTCATCCTGCTGGTCTGTGACATCGTGGGGCGCTTGGTGGTGCGGCCGGGCGAGCTGGACGCGGGTGTCCTCGTCGCCCTCCTCGGCGCCCCGTTCTTCGCGGCTCTGGTCTGGCGCGGAAAGTTCAAGAGCGCATGA
- a CDS encoding lysine N(6)-hydroxylase/L-ornithine N(5)-oxygenase family protein, translating into MAQARPGDAPLIHDLIGIGFGPSNVAMAIALSEHNARVGREEVITAHFFEQQPRFGWHRGMLIDDATMQVSFLKDLVTLRNPASEYSFLCYLQSKGRLIDFINHKNLFPLRVEFHDYFEWAAGKVDDMVSYGHEVVGVMPVVRDGAVEYLDVTVRSGEGLAVHRARNLVIGTGLRPLMPEGVERGDRVWHNSELLAKVDGLEAGAPSRFIVVGAGQSAAENVAYLHRRFPQAEVCAVFSRYGYSPADDSSFANRIFDPEAVDEFFSAPENVKRRLMDYHGNTNYSVVDIDLIDDLYRQMYQEKVLGTERLRFLNVSRLTDVKETQQGQVRATVTSLVTGEETRLDADVVVFATGYSPADPTGLLGEVADRCLRDDEGRVRVERDYRLATDSDLRCGIYLQGGTEHTHGITSSLLSNTAIRVGEILDSLLDRGLKSASDEARTVADGTGSTAR; encoded by the coding sequence ATGGCACAGGCTCGTCCCGGCGACGCCCCTTTGATCCACGACCTCATTGGCATCGGCTTCGGGCCGTCCAACGTGGCCATGGCGATCGCGCTCAGCGAGCACAACGCACGCGTCGGCCGCGAGGAAGTGATCACGGCTCACTTCTTCGAGCAGCAGCCGCGCTTCGGCTGGCACCGAGGCATGCTCATCGACGACGCGACCATGCAAGTGTCCTTCCTCAAGGACCTGGTGACGCTCCGGAACCCGGCCAGCGAGTACAGCTTCCTGTGCTACCTGCAGAGCAAGGGACGGCTGATCGACTTCATCAACCACAAGAACCTCTTCCCGCTGCGGGTGGAGTTCCACGACTACTTCGAGTGGGCCGCCGGCAAAGTCGACGACATGGTCTCCTACGGCCATGAGGTCGTCGGCGTCATGCCGGTCGTTCGCGACGGGGCCGTGGAGTATCTGGACGTGACGGTCCGGTCGGGGGAGGGGCTCGCCGTACACCGGGCGCGCAACCTCGTCATCGGCACCGGCCTGCGTCCCCTCATGCCGGAGGGCGTGGAGCGCGGCGACCGTGTCTGGCACAACTCCGAACTGCTGGCGAAGGTCGATGGATTGGAGGCCGGGGCCCCGTCCCGGTTCATCGTCGTGGGCGCCGGACAGAGCGCCGCGGAGAACGTCGCCTACCTCCACAGACGCTTCCCCCAGGCCGAGGTCTGCGCCGTCTTCTCCCGCTACGGCTACAGCCCCGCCGACGACAGCAGCTTCGCCAACCGGATCTTCGACCCCGAGGCCGTCGACGAGTTCTTCTCCGCGCCGGAGAACGTCAAGCGCCGGCTGATGGACTACCACGGCAACACCAACTACTCCGTGGTGGACATCGACCTGATCGACGACCTGTACCGGCAGATGTACCAGGAGAAGGTCCTCGGCACCGAGCGTCTGCGCTTCCTCAACGTCTCCCGGCTCACCGACGTCAAGGAAACGCAGCAGGGCCAGGTCCGGGCCACGGTCACGTCCCTCGTCACCGGCGAGGAAACCCGTCTGGACGCCGACGTCGTGGTCTTCGCCACCGGCTACAGCCCCGCCGACCCGACCGGCCTGCTCGGCGAGGTCGCGGACCGCTGCCTGCGCGACGACGAGGGCCGCGTCCGCGTCGAGCGCGACTACCGACTCGCGACCGACTCCGATCTGCGCTGCGGCATCTACCTGCAAGGCGGCACGGAGCACACGCACGGCATCACATCGTCCCTGCTGTCCAACACCGCCATCAGGGTCGGCGAGATCCTGGACTCACTCCTCGACCGGGGCCTGAAATCCGCCTCCGACGAGGCCCGGACGGTCGCCGACGGAACCGGCAGCACCGCCCGTTAG
- a CDS encoding methionyl-tRNA formyltransferase, whose translation MRVVMFGYQTWGHRTLQALLDSEHDVVLVVTHPKSEHAYEKIWSDSVADLAEENGVPVVIRNRPDDEELFARLKEADADIIVANNWRTWIPPRIFNLPRHGTLNVHDSLLPKYAGFSPLIWALINGEPEVGVTAHMMNDELDAGDIVRQEAVPVGPTDTATDLFHKTVDLIAPVTIGALGLIASGQTEFTQQDRSRASFFHKRSIEDSRIDWTWPAQDLERLVRAQSEPYPSAFTFHRGKRLEVLAAVVSEGRYGGTPGRIFYREGDGVVIVAGADARSGRNHGLAITRVRTEDGRELPAGEYFTSMGGYLTNRA comes from the coding sequence ATGCGGGTCGTCATGTTCGGTTACCAGACCTGGGGGCACCGCACCCTGCAAGCCCTCCTGGACTCCGAGCACGACGTGGTCCTGGTCGTGACCCACCCCAAGAGCGAGCACGCCTACGAGAAGATCTGGAGCGACTCGGTCGCCGACCTCGCCGAGGAGAACGGCGTACCGGTCGTGATCCGCAACCGCCCTGACGACGAAGAGCTGTTCGCGCGCCTCAAGGAGGCCGACGCGGACATCATCGTGGCCAACAACTGGCGTACCTGGATCCCCCCGCGCATCTTCAACCTGCCGCGCCACGGCACGCTGAACGTGCACGACTCTCTGCTGCCGAAGTACGCCGGCTTCTCCCCGCTCATCTGGGCCCTGATCAACGGCGAGCCCGAAGTGGGCGTCACCGCGCACATGATGAACGACGAGCTCGACGCCGGCGACATCGTGCGGCAGGAAGCGGTGCCGGTCGGGCCGACGGACACGGCCACCGACCTGTTCCACAAGACCGTCGACCTCATCGCCCCGGTCACCATCGGCGCACTCGGCCTCATCGCCTCCGGGCAGACGGAGTTCACCCAGCAGGACCGCTCCCGGGCGAGCTTCTTCCACAAGCGGTCCATCGAGGACAGCCGCATCGACTGGACGTGGCCGGCGCAGGACCTGGAGCGCCTGGTCCGCGCCCAGTCCGAGCCGTACCCCAGCGCCTTCACCTTCCACAGGGGCAAGCGACTCGAGGTCCTCGCGGCCGTCGTCTCCGAGGGGCGATACGGCGGCACCCCCGGCCGCATCTTCTACCGCGAGGGCGACGGCGTGGTGATCGTCGCCGGCGCCGACGCCCGCTCCGGCCGCAACCACGGCCTGGCCATCACACGCGTACGGACCGAGGACGGCCGGGAGCTGCCCGCGGGCGAGTACTTCACCTCCATGGGCGGCTATCTGACCAACCGCGCCTGA
- a CDS encoding beta-ketoacyl synthase N-terminal-like domain-containing protein, producing MSGRFPGAADVGELWRNLLAGELGLRQVTEEELEAAGARRRPAGRRPRRTARPRGCRDRRRTPR from the coding sequence ATGTCCGGGCGTTTCCCGGGCGCCGCCGACGTCGGCGAGCTGTGGCGCAACCTCCTCGCCGGAGAGCTCGGACTGCGGCAGGTGACGGAGGAGGAGCTGGAGGCGGCGGGTGCTCGCCGACGACCCGCGGGGCGCCGCCCTCGCCGAACGGCTCGCCCTCGCGGGTGCCGAGACCGTCGTCGTACGCCCAGGTGA
- a CDS encoding ABC transporter permease: MIDALHRTSLLVRHNTVLRLRDPAQLITYIALPMVLMVMLKELYVKALDGGVTQAVTGPLVMFSVFALSIVGNSILAEREWHTWDQMRSSRAGRAELLLGKTVPILVVLVLQQVILLFFGCLVIGLPVPGSMGYVVIAVAVWGITLLSIGAALATVARSRGDLALVSDVGAMTVSAFGGALVPVSLMPGWAQAIAPFSPGYWAMDMMRTALKGDAGAMLTPVLVCLGIAFAAGALATYRLARGWGRSHLL; encoded by the coding sequence ATGATTGACGCCCTGCACCGCACGTCCCTCCTCGTCCGGCATAACACGGTGCTCAGGCTGCGCGACCCCGCCCAGCTGATCACCTACATCGCGCTGCCGATGGTGCTGATGGTGATGCTCAAGGAGCTGTACGTGAAGGCCCTGGACGGGGGAGTGACCCAGGCGGTCACCGGGCCGCTCGTGATGTTCTCCGTCTTCGCGCTGTCCATCGTCGGCAACTCGATCCTCGCCGAGCGCGAGTGGCACACCTGGGACCAGATGCGCTCCAGCAGGGCGGGGCGGGCGGAACTGCTGCTCGGCAAGACGGTGCCGATCCTGGTGGTGCTGGTGCTCCAGCAGGTGATCCTGCTCTTCTTCGGCTGCCTGGTCATCGGGCTTCCGGTGCCCGGCAGCATGGGCTACGTCGTGATCGCGGTCGCGGTCTGGGGCATCACGCTCCTGTCCATCGGCGCCGCGCTGGCGACCGTCGCCCGCAGCCGCGGTGACCTCGCCCTGGTGTCCGACGTGGGGGCCATGACGGTCAGCGCGTTCGGCGGCGCGCTCGTCCCGGTGAGCCTGATGCCGGGGTGGGCCCAGGCCATCGCCCCGTTCTCGCCCGGCTATTGGGCCATGGACATGATGCGGACCGCCCTGAAGGGTGATGCCGGCGCCATGCTGACCCCGGTGCTGGTGTGTCTCGGTATCGCGTTCGCCGCCGGAGCGCTCGCGACCTACCGCCTGGCCCGCGGCTGGGGGCGCAGCCACCTGCTCTGA
- a CDS encoding ABC transporter ATP-binding protein translates to MTMLEVDHLVKRYGEVQALAGFDLSVAAGEIVGVVGHNGAGKSTFLEIVSGLIRQDSGTVLINGRPPAAARAEVGVSPQHIALYLPVTVREHLRLFGGLAGLRRAELSAAIDELAAAMHLEEFLDRRVGILSGGQQRRTQAAIALIHRPALLLLDEPTAGADPETRQALLDVVKQRAAQGTAVIYTTHYLSELSELQATIAVAKRGRVIARGSSEELLAGLPGEVRVTFPDETVSVATTNQSATLVELLKTAQKPVESVDIHHPDLDDLYRALAVDHD, encoded by the coding sequence ATGACCATGCTGGAAGTCGACCATCTCGTGAAGAGGTACGGCGAGGTACAGGCGCTCGCCGGATTCGACCTCAGTGTGGCCGCCGGAGAGATCGTCGGCGTGGTGGGTCACAACGGCGCAGGCAAGAGCACCTTCCTCGAGATTGTGTCGGGGCTGATCCGCCAGGACTCCGGCACCGTGCTCATCAACGGCCGGCCACCGGCTGCGGCACGGGCCGAGGTCGGGGTGTCGCCCCAGCACATCGCGCTCTACCTGCCGGTCACCGTACGGGAGCACCTGAGGTTGTTCGGCGGTCTCGCGGGCCTGCGCCGCGCCGAACTGAGCGCCGCCATCGACGAACTGGCGGCGGCCATGCACCTGGAGGAGTTCCTCGACCGGCGGGTCGGCATCCTCTCGGGCGGCCAGCAGCGCAGGACACAGGCGGCCATCGCGTTGATCCACCGTCCCGCGCTGCTCCTGCTCGACGAACCGACCGCGGGCGCCGACCCCGAGACCCGGCAGGCACTGCTCGACGTGGTCAAACAGCGGGCGGCACAGGGGACCGCGGTCATCTACACGACGCACTATCTGAGCGAACTCAGTGAGCTGCAGGCGACCATAGCCGTGGCCAAGCGGGGCCGGGTCATCGCACGAGGCAGCAGCGAGGAACTCCTCGCGGGACTGCCCGGCGAGGTACGGGTCACCTTCCCCGACGAAACCGTCTCGGTGGCCACCACGAACCAGAGCGCGACGCTGGTCGAGCTGCTGAAGACCGCGCAGAAGCCCGTCGAGTCCGTGGACATCCACCACCCCGACCTCGACGACCTCTACCGAGCCCTGGCGGTTGACCATGATTGA